A genomic window from Candidatus Deferrimicrobium borealis includes:
- a CDS encoding arginine decarboxylase, pyruvoyl-dependent codes for MSVPTKIFFTKGVGRHREQLTSFELALRDAGIQKFNLVQVSSIFPPKCRIVRKEEGLKLLSPGEIVYVVMSRCCSDEPRRLVAASVGCALPSDRSVYGYLSEHHAFGQTEKVAGDYAEDLAAAMLASTLGVEFDEDKSWDEKREVWKISGKIYRSFNITQSAIVKDEYTTVLAAAVLVS; via the coding sequence ATGTCCGTTCCGACGAAGATCTTCTTCACAAAGGGGGTCGGCCGCCACCGCGAGCAGCTGACCTCGTTCGAACTCGCGCTGCGGGACGCCGGGATCCAGAAGTTCAACCTCGTCCAGGTGTCGAGCATCTTCCCGCCGAAGTGCAGGATCGTGAGGAAGGAGGAAGGACTGAAGCTCCTCTCCCCCGGCGAGATCGTCTACGTGGTCATGAGCCGGTGCTGCAGCGACGAACCGCGGCGGCTGGTCGCCGCCTCCGTCGGGTGCGCGCTCCCCTCGGACCGGTCGGTGTACGGATACCTGAGCGAGCACCACGCCTTCGGGCAGACCGAGAAGGTGGCGGGGGACTACGCGGAGGACCTGGCGGCGGCGATGCTCGCGTCGACGCTCGGCGTGGAGTTCGACGAGGACAAGAGCTGGGACGAGAAGCGGGAGGTGTGGAAGATCAGCGGGAAGATCTACCGCTCCTTCAACATCACGCAGTCAGCGATCGTCAAGGACGAGTACACCACCGTCCTTGCCGCGGCCGTGCTGGTCTCGTGA
- the speB gene encoding agmatinase — translation MIPYSVTFGGISGRYASWKTAAFVVIPFPVDMTTTYMTGTRNGPRAILDASSHMELFDEENKIEPYRAGIFVSTEVPVSLTGPVSALKEVERRVKATVRAGKFPVLLGGEHSGTVGAVVALRKRYGDLTVLQFDAHTDLRDTYLGTPHNHACVGRRIVDAGARLVQVGIRSMSEEEDRFLKKSEEVKTFYASEVRDNVADVTKGIVSSLSENVYISIDLDVFDPGIMPSVVTPEPGGLSWFEGIDILRDVMRSNRNIVGFDVMELAPIAGMAAPDYLAARLCYRLMGWLVARQSEK, via the coding sequence GTGATCCCGTACTCCGTCACGTTCGGAGGAATATCCGGCAGGTACGCGTCGTGGAAGACCGCGGCCTTCGTCGTGATCCCGTTCCCGGTCGACATGACCACGACGTATATGACGGGAACGCGCAACGGCCCGCGCGCCATCCTCGACGCCTCCTCCCACATGGAGCTGTTCGACGAGGAGAACAAGATCGAGCCGTACCGGGCCGGGATCTTCGTCTCCACGGAGGTCCCGGTCTCCCTGACGGGTCCCGTATCGGCCTTGAAGGAAGTGGAGCGGCGGGTGAAGGCCACGGTGCGGGCGGGGAAGTTCCCGGTGCTGCTCGGCGGGGAGCATTCCGGAACGGTGGGGGCGGTGGTCGCGCTGCGGAAGCGGTACGGAGACCTGACCGTGCTGCAATTCGACGCCCACACGGACCTTCGGGACACGTATCTCGGGACGCCGCACAACCACGCGTGCGTCGGCAGGCGGATCGTCGACGCGGGGGCCCGTCTCGTCCAGGTAGGAATCCGGAGCATGTCGGAGGAGGAGGACCGCTTCCTGAAGAAGTCGGAGGAGGTGAAGACGTTCTACGCCTCCGAGGTCCGGGACAACGTGGCCGACGTCACGAAGGGGATCGTCAGCTCCCTCTCGGAAAACGTCTACATCTCGATCGACCTCGACGTGTTCGACCCGGGGATCATGCCTTCCGTCGTCACGCCCGAGCCCGGCGGGCTCTCCTGGTTCGAGGGGATCGACATCCTGCGGGACGTGATGCGTTCGAACCGGAACATCGTCGGGTTCGACGTGATGGAGCTCGCCCCGATCGCGGGGATGGCGGCGCCGGACTACCTGGCCGCGCGCCTTTGCTACCGCCTGATGGGCTGGCTCGTCGCGCGCCAGTCGGAAAAGTAA
- the recJ gene encoding single-stranded-DNA-specific exonuclease RecJ yields the protein MKREAKREWILRSPDPAAVREVSARHGLASAASKVLVNRGIVEPRDVERFLGGTLSDLPDPSLLKDVDKAARRLAVAGSRGEPVLIYADYDADGATGAACLYLFLKRIFPDLPVRIHQNDRRKDGYGLQTHVLAPAAREGFRLVVTVDCGISDVAAVREAAREGVEVIVTDHHLPGDTLPEAFAIVNPMQPDCAFPGKEMAGVGVAFLLVCALRKAVREIAGFGLLPEPPLRPYLDLVALGTVADMAALRGGNRLLVREGLREIRKSPCPGIEALFEASGVPHAAATETDLGFRVGPRLNAAGRVGDATRSSRILVSESRDVAARLARELNGDNALRQREEERIVVAVEAALAAAGEIPPAIVLSDPAWNAGVLGIVASKVLERYGRPVVLLQEEEGAAKGSCRSVEGFNIVSALSGLSHLLTRYGGHAQAAGLALPLEHLHAFRDGLAGIADRHARENPFVRRRSIDAQLRAAEITPDLLSDLDRLRPFGVGNEEPLFLLPNVRVAAVSRIGAGGRHLRFAVEEDGRRLAGVAFRRTEIPVDPEGRSDLLFAVQENVYRGARSLQLLLRDARPAGDQVLCGGTSPG from the coding sequence TTGAAGAGGGAGGCGAAGCGGGAGTGGATCCTCCGCTCTCCCGATCCCGCCGCCGTCAGGGAGGTGTCGGCCCGCCACGGCCTGGCTTCCGCGGCATCGAAGGTGCTCGTCAACCGCGGGATCGTCGAGCCGCGTGATGTCGAGCGGTTCCTCGGAGGTACCCTCTCCGATCTCCCCGACCCTTCCCTCCTCAAGGATGTCGACAAGGCGGCGCGCCGCCTCGCGGTCGCCGGGTCCCGCGGGGAACCGGTGCTCATCTACGCCGACTACGACGCCGACGGCGCCACCGGCGCCGCCTGCCTCTACCTCTTCCTGAAGCGGATCTTCCCCGACCTCCCCGTCCGGATCCACCAGAACGACCGCCGGAAGGACGGCTACGGCCTGCAGACGCACGTGCTCGCCCCCGCCGCCCGGGAGGGGTTTCGCCTCGTCGTGACCGTCGACTGCGGGATCTCCGACGTCGCGGCCGTGCGGGAGGCGGCCCGGGAGGGGGTCGAGGTGATCGTGACGGACCATCACCTCCCGGGCGATACCCTCCCGGAGGCGTTCGCGATCGTGAACCCGATGCAGCCCGATTGCGCGTTCCCCGGGAAGGAGATGGCGGGCGTGGGGGTCGCCTTCCTGCTCGTGTGCGCCTTGCGCAAGGCGGTGCGGGAGATCGCGGGATTCGGGCTCCTGCCGGAGCCGCCGCTGCGGCCGTACCTCGATCTGGTCGCCCTGGGCACGGTCGCCGACATGGCGGCCCTCCGGGGGGGAAACCGCCTCCTCGTCCGGGAGGGGCTCCGGGAGATCCGCAAATCGCCCTGCCCGGGGATCGAAGCGTTGTTCGAGGCGTCGGGCGTCCCGCACGCCGCGGCGACGGAGACGGATCTCGGTTTCCGGGTCGGGCCGCGCCTGAACGCCGCGGGCCGGGTCGGAGACGCAACGCGCAGTTCCAGGATCCTCGTGTCGGAGTCCCGGGACGTTGCGGCGCGCCTTGCCCGCGAACTGAACGGGGACAACGCGCTGCGGCAGCGGGAGGAGGAACGGATCGTCGTCGCCGTGGAAGCCGCCCTCGCGGCGGCGGGGGAGATCCCCCCGGCGATCGTTCTGTCGGACCCTGCCTGGAACGCCGGGGTGCTCGGGATCGTCGCCTCGAAGGTCCTCGAGCGGTACGGCCGACCGGTCGTGCTGCTCCAGGAGGAGGAGGGCGCGGCCAAGGGGTCGTGCCGCAGCGTCGAGGGATTCAACATCGTTTCGGCACTGTCCGGCCTGTCCCATCTGCTCACGCGGTACGGCGGACACGCCCAGGCGGCCGGCCTCGCCCTCCCCCTCGAGCACCTCCACGCGTTCCGCGATGGCCTTGCGGGGATCGCCGACCGGCACGCGCGGGAGAACCCCTTCGTCCGGCGCCGGTCGATCGACGCGCAGCTTCGCGCCGCCGAGATCACACCGGACCTTCTGTCCGATCTCGACCGCCTTCGCCCCTTCGGCGTCGGGAACGAGGAACCGCTGTTCCTCCTGCCGAACGTTCGCGTCGCGGCGGTCTCGCGCATCGGGGCGGGGGGGCGTCACCTCCGGTTCGCGGTGGAGGAGGACGGCCGGCGTCTCGCCGGCGTGGCGTTCCGTCGGACGGAGATCCCCGTCGACCCCGAGGGCCGCTCGGACCTGCTCTTCGCCGTCCAGGAAAACGTCTATCGCGGCGCGCGTTCGCTGCAGCTTCTGCTGAGGGACGCGAGACCGGCCGGGGACCAAGTATTGTGCGGGGGAACGTCGCCGGGGTAG
- the secF gene encoding protein translocase subunit SecF, which yields MELVKNTKIDFMGLKKYAFSFSAVLVILGFVGTVQIYRGKANLGIDLAGGTSIQLKFQKPFSMDEIRSLLAKAGHSEATLQEVSGENILLVKLRALGKQDEKMVAEPMVNLLRQSLPGNPFVVESVSEIGPAIGHKLRKDAELAMLISALAIIVYLAWRFEFKFGVAAAIATFHDIFALVGIFWILGIEKDLLFITALLTVGGYSLTDTVVVFDRIRENIRLRKKGTFSETINLSVNEVLSRTIVTSLTVFIAVVTLLIFGGMVLRNFALALAIGIVIGTYSSIFVASPVVALWRGEKMTAVKG from the coding sequence ATCGAACTGGTAAAAAACACCAAGATCGACTTCATGGGCCTGAAGAAATACGCCTTCTCTTTTTCCGCGGTTCTGGTGATCCTCGGGTTCGTGGGGACCGTGCAGATCTACCGCGGGAAGGCGAACCTCGGGATCGACCTCGCGGGCGGTACGTCGATCCAGTTGAAATTCCAGAAGCCGTTCTCCATGGATGAGATCCGGTCGCTTCTTGCAAAGGCGGGGCACAGTGAGGCGACCTTGCAGGAGGTTTCGGGGGAGAACATCCTCCTGGTCAAGCTGCGCGCCCTCGGCAAGCAGGACGAAAAGATGGTCGCAGAACCGATGGTGAATCTCCTGCGGCAATCCCTCCCGGGCAACCCGTTCGTCGTCGAGAGCGTTTCGGAGATCGGGCCGGCCATCGGACACAAGCTGCGCAAGGACGCCGAGCTGGCGATGCTGATTTCCGCGCTGGCGATCATCGTCTACCTCGCGTGGCGGTTCGAGTTCAAGTTCGGGGTCGCCGCGGCGATCGCTACCTTCCACGACATCTTTGCCCTGGTGGGGATCTTCTGGATCCTCGGGATCGAGAAGGACCTTCTCTTCATCACGGCGCTGCTCACCGTCGGAGGGTACTCTCTCACGGACACGGTCGTCGTCTTCGACCGGATCCGGGAGAACATCCGGCTCCGGAAGAAGGGGACCTTCTCCGAGACGATCAACCTGAGCGTCAACGAGGTCCTCAGCCGGACCATCGTCACTTCGCTGACCGTCTTCATCGCCGTCGTTACGCTGCTGATCTTCGGCGGGATGGTCCTGCGCAATTTCGCTCTGGCCCTCGCGATCGGAATCGTGATCGGCACGTACTCCTCGATCTTCGTTGCCAGCCCGGTCGTCGCACTCTGGCGCGGCGAGAAGATGACCGCAGTGAAGGGGTGA
- the secD gene encoding protein translocase subunit SecD codes for MWKSITGRITLIAVLTAVSVVVLVPSLTDSVPAGWKDRVPKINLGLDLQGGVFLRLAVEIDKAIENTSMRYADDARAVCREKALPVLAFQKVGDGGFSLRFPPGDFATRAQATLKEEFPSLDVSLGEVKPDGATVIARMKPAEIQAIRTNAVVQGVETIRNRIDQFGVREPQIIAEGEDRIVVQLPGVKDQQRAIELVGKTALLEFKLVDEGASLEEALKGNVPEDAQVLYQKSVDPQSGRATKTPILVKKRALLTGDTIKTAKVNFGNQAGGAHVSLSFDTRGAKVFDRVTAENVKRRLAIVLDDTIYSAPVIQERISGGEAQITGSFTPEEASDLAIVLRAGSLPAPVKVIQNVSIGPSLGLDSINKGVRAALIGALLVIGFMAFYYRFAGMVADFALVFNILFLLAGMAAFSATLTLPGIAGIILAIGMAVDSNVLIFERIREEIRAKKSIRAAIDAGYDKAFWTVVDSHVTTLITAVILFQFGTGPIKGFAVTLSMGVAINLFTALVCTKVVFDYLNAKKPMQALSI; via the coding sequence ATGTGGAAGAGCATCACCGGAAGGATCACGCTGATCGCCGTCCTCACGGCGGTCTCCGTCGTCGTTCTCGTCCCCTCGCTGACCGACAGCGTTCCGGCGGGATGGAAAGACAGGGTCCCCAAGATCAACCTCGGGCTCGACCTCCAGGGCGGCGTCTTCCTGCGCCTGGCCGTCGAGATCGACAAGGCGATCGAGAACACCTCCATGCGCTACGCGGACGACGCGCGCGCCGTCTGCCGTGAGAAGGCGCTGCCGGTCCTCGCCTTCCAGAAGGTCGGGGACGGCGGATTCTCTCTCCGGTTTCCCCCGGGCGACTTCGCCACCCGCGCGCAGGCCACCCTCAAGGAGGAGTTCCCCTCCCTCGACGTGAGCCTGGGGGAAGTGAAGCCCGACGGGGCGACGGTGATCGCGCGGATGAAACCCGCGGAGATCCAGGCGATCCGGACGAACGCGGTGGTGCAGGGGGTGGAGACGATCCGGAACCGGATCGACCAGTTCGGCGTCCGGGAACCCCAGATCATCGCGGAGGGGGAGGACCGGATCGTCGTGCAGCTTCCGGGCGTCAAGGACCAGCAGCGCGCGATCGAGCTCGTCGGGAAGACGGCCCTGCTCGAGTTCAAGCTGGTCGACGAGGGCGCGAGCCTGGAAGAGGCCCTCAAGGGGAACGTCCCCGAGGATGCCCAGGTGCTCTACCAGAAGTCGGTCGATCCGCAGAGCGGCCGGGCGACGAAGACCCCGATCCTCGTGAAGAAGCGGGCGCTGCTCACCGGCGACACGATCAAGACGGCGAAGGTGAATTTCGGCAATCAGGCGGGGGGCGCGCACGTCTCCCTCTCCTTCGACACCCGGGGCGCGAAGGTCTTCGACCGGGTGACCGCCGAGAACGTGAAGCGCCGCCTGGCGATCGTCCTCGACGACACGATCTACTCCGCGCCCGTCATTCAGGAGCGGATCTCGGGCGGCGAGGCGCAGATCACCGGGAGCTTCACCCCGGAGGAGGCGTCCGACCTCGCGATCGTCCTGCGGGCCGGCTCGTTGCCGGCGCCGGTCAAGGTGATCCAGAACGTCTCCATCGGTCCTTCTCTCGGTCTCGACTCGATCAACAAGGGAGTGCGGGCGGCGCTGATCGGCGCCCTGCTGGTAATCGGGTTCATGGCGTTCTACTACAGGTTCGCCGGGATGGTGGCGGACTTCGCCCTCGTCTTCAACATCCTCTTCCTCCTGGCGGGGATGGCCGCCTTCTCGGCTACCCTCACCCTGCCCGGAATCGCGGGGATCATCCTGGCGATCGGGATGGCGGTCGACTCGAACGTCCTGATCTTCGAGCGGATCCGCGAGGAGATCCGTGCGAAGAAGTCCATCCGGGCGGCGATCGACGCCGGGTACGACAAGGCGTTCTGGACCGTGGTCGATTCCCACGTGACCACGCTGATCACGGCGGTGATCCTCTTCCAGTTCGGCACCGGGCCGATCAAGGGGTTCGCCGTGACGCTCTCCATGGGCGTGGCGATCAACCTCTTCACCGCGCTCGTCTGCACCAAGGTCGTGTTCGACTACCTCAACGCCAAGAAGCCGATGCAGGCGCTGAGCATTTAA
- the yajC gene encoding preprotein translocase subunit YajC, whose product MFTTGVAYAMGGSPGGGAGGGGGLMGLLPILLMFVIFYFLLIRPQQKQASKQRDFIKNLKVGDKVVAAGGLHGEIKGLTDTTITLEIADKVRVKVTRSAVSGSSQDAAVPETQKPA is encoded by the coding sequence ATGTTCACGACCGGCGTGGCGTACGCGATGGGCGGATCCCCGGGCGGCGGGGCCGGAGGGGGCGGCGGCCTCATGGGGCTTCTCCCGATCCTGCTCATGTTCGTCATCTTCTACTTCCTGCTGATCCGTCCGCAGCAGAAGCAGGCGAGCAAGCAGCGCGACTTCATCAAGAACCTCAAGGTGGGCGACAAGGTGGTGGCCGCGGGGGGGCTTCACGGAGAGATAAAGGGATTGACCGATACGACCATCACCCTCGAGATCGCCGACAAGGTCCGCGTGAAGGTCACCCGCAGCGCCGTCTCCGGCTCGAGCCAGGACGCGGCCGTCCCCGAGACGCAGAAGCCCGCCTGA
- the tgt gene encoding tRNA guanosine(34) transglycosylase Tgt, whose product MTLRFTVEARDGGTAARAGTISTDRGTLRTPAFMPVGTAGTVKGVWPDQLREMGYGCILGNTYHLYLRPGHERIRGQGGLHRFMGWDRLILTDSGGFQVFSLSALRKVSDEAVTFRSHIDGSSHTLTPELAVAVQEALGSDVRMALDECVEYPAGREEVEEAVRRTTLWAARSLSARTFEGGGMFGIVQGGMFPDLRRRSVEEICALPFQGFAIGGVSVGEGKELQRETVAGTAPMLPEPMPRYLMGVGTPADILFAIARGVDLFDCVLPTRNARNGMMFTSAGPVTIKQARYADDSLPPDERCDCPTCRVFSRAYLRLLYLQREMLGSMAMTVHNLHFYARMMRRAREAISRGNFGEVVKESGVSENE is encoded by the coding sequence ATGACGCTCCGGTTCACGGTCGAGGCACGGGACGGCGGCACCGCGGCGCGGGCGGGCACGATCTCGACCGATCGAGGCACCCTGCGCACCCCGGCATTCATGCCCGTGGGGACGGCGGGGACGGTCAAGGGGGTCTGGCCGGACCAGTTGCGGGAGATGGGGTACGGCTGCATCCTCGGCAACACGTATCACCTGTACCTGCGCCCCGGCCACGAGCGTATCCGGGGCCAGGGGGGGCTCCACCGGTTCATGGGGTGGGACCGCCTGATCCTCACCGACAGCGGCGGGTTCCAGGTCTTTTCCCTCAGCGCCCTCCGGAAGGTGTCCGACGAGGCGGTGACGTTCCGATCCCACATCGACGGGTCCTCGCACACCCTCACCCCGGAGCTCGCGGTGGCGGTGCAGGAGGCGCTCGGGTCGGACGTGAGGATGGCGCTGGACGAGTGCGTGGAATATCCGGCGGGCCGGGAGGAGGTTGAAGAGGCGGTGCGGCGGACGACGTTGTGGGCGGCCCGTTCCCTCTCGGCGCGGACCTTCGAGGGCGGCGGCATGTTCGGGATCGTCCAGGGGGGGATGTTCCCGGACCTCCGGCGGCGCAGCGTCGAGGAGATCTGCGCGCTCCCGTTCCAGGGATTCGCCATCGGCGGGGTGAGCGTCGGGGAGGGGAAGGAGCTCCAACGCGAAACCGTTGCCGGGACGGCGCCGATGCTTCCCGAACCCATGCCGCGCTACCTGATGGGGGTGGGAACGCCCGCGGACATCCTCTTCGCGATCGCGCGGGGGGTGGACCTGTTCGACTGCGTCCTGCCGACGCGAAACGCGCGAAACGGGATGATGTTCACCTCCGCGGGGCCGGTCACGATCAAGCAGGCGCGATACGCGGACGATTCCCTTCCGCCGGACGAGCGGTGCGACTGCCCCACGTGCCGCGTCTTCTCCCGGGCGTACCTTCGCCTCCTCTATCTCCAGCGGGAGATGCTGGGGTCGATGGCGATGACCGTCCACAACCTTCACTTCTACGCGCGGATGATGCGGAGGGCGCGGGAGGCGATTTCCCGTGGAAATTTCGGGGAAGTTGTGAAAGAATCAGGCGTTTCGGAAAACGAGTAA
- the queA gene encoding tRNA preQ1(34) S-adenosylmethionine ribosyltransferase-isomerase QueA, producing the protein MKTDLLEYDLPERLVAQHPAPRRRDARLMTLSRATGEIGHRVFSELPFLLRRGDLLVVNDTKVLHGRLRAARATGGAVEVFLLSPLPEAGPAGEERWEALARPSKRLKEGEEFEVGGVLRVRLARRLDAGRWEVLLSGGRLPVAKALERAGDVPLPPYIRRSKGDPAAREDVVRYQTVYARNPGSVAAPTAGLHFDEDLLGELATAGVGVARLTLSVGYGTFSPIRTEEVEAYGIHPERYRLPPETAAEINAARGRGGRVVAVGTTSVRTLETCATSGGTVEPSGGTTRKFIFPGYRFRAVDALVTNFHLPRSSLLALVMAFTGVEAVRAAYREAVAREYRFYSYGDAMFIS; encoded by the coding sequence CTGAAGACCGATCTGCTGGAGTACGACCTGCCGGAGCGTCTCGTCGCGCAGCACCCGGCTCCCCGTCGCCGCGACGCCCGCCTGATGACCTTGTCCCGCGCGACCGGGGAGATCGGCCACCGCGTATTCTCGGAATTGCCGTTCCTTCTTCGCCGCGGGGACCTGCTGGTCGTCAACGATACGAAGGTTCTCCACGGGCGGCTTCGCGCGGCGCGGGCGACGGGCGGGGCCGTCGAGGTCTTCCTCCTGTCGCCCTTGCCGGAGGCCGGACCCGCGGGGGAGGAACGTTGGGAGGCGCTGGCCCGGCCCTCGAAGCGGCTGAAGGAGGGGGAGGAATTCGAGGTCGGCGGCGTACTCCGGGTCCGCCTCGCGCGCAGGCTGGACGCGGGACGCTGGGAGGTGCTCCTGTCGGGGGGGAGGCTCCCCGTCGCGAAGGCGCTGGAGCGTGCGGGGGATGTGCCGCTGCCGCCGTACATCCGGCGAAGCAAAGGCGATCCCGCGGCGAGGGAGGACGTGGTCCGGTACCAGACGGTGTACGCGAGGAACCCCGGATCGGTGGCGGCGCCGACCGCGGGACTTCATTTCGACGAGGATCTCCTGGGGGAGCTCGCGACGGCGGGAGTCGGCGTCGCGCGGTTGACCCTGTCGGTCGGGTACGGCACCTTCTCCCCGATCCGCACGGAGGAGGTCGAAGCGTACGGGATCCATCCGGAGCGGTACCGGTTGCCGCCGGAGACGGCGGCGGAGATCAACGCGGCGCGCGGTCGCGGCGGGCGCGTGGTCGCGGTGGGCACCACCAGCGTCCGGACCCTGGAGACGTGCGCGACTTCGGGCGGCACGGTGGAGCCGTCGGGGGGGACGACGCGGAAGTTCATCTTCCCCGGCTACCGGTTCCGGGCGGTCGACGCCCTCGTGACGAACTTCCACCTTCCGCGATCGAGTCTCCTTGCCCTGGTGATGGCGTTCACCGGCGTCGAAGCGGTGCGGGCGGCGTACCGGGAAGCGGTGGCGCGGGAATACCGTTTCTACAGCTACGGCGACGCGATGTTCATCTCATGA